The region CATCGGCACATGGCTGGTTTGCAGCACGGTGGTGGTGGCGTTGATTTTCTTCGCGAACGCCTGTTCCAGTTCCGGCGCGATCATACGGTCCTTGCCGGCCACGATGTAATAGCTGGGCTTGTTTTTCCAGGCGGCCACGGTGGTCTTGTCGGCAAACGCCTTGCCGTGGATCGGGCCCTGGGTGGCGGCCATCAAGCGCGTCTGCGCGGCGGGCAGGTCCTGGGCGAAATTGACGCGCACCGATTCGGCCGGCAAGTACAGGAAGCCGGCGGCGTCCGCTGTCAGGGTGGCGATGCCCGGCGGCGTCGGATAGTCCTTGCCCAGCTCGCCCGATGCCTCACCTTCGGACGGCGCAAAGGCCGCCACATAGACCAGCGCCTTGACCTTGTCGCTGGTGCCCGCCTCCGTGATGACGGTGCCGCCCCAGGAATGGCCCACCAGGATCACGCGGCCGGTCTGCGCGTCGATCACGCGCTGGGCGGCTGCCACATCGTCGGCCAGGGACGTCAGCGGATTTTGCACGGACACCACTTTCAAGCCCTTGGCCTGCAGCAAGGGGATCACCTTGTCCCAGCTGGAACCGTCGGCAAACGCGCCATGCACCAGCACCACGGTGGTGTCGGCATTTTGCTGTGCTGGTGCGGCCGCATGGGCGGGAGCGAAGGCGGCGCCGGAGGCGATGGCGGCGGCGAGCAGGGAAGCTTTGAAAGGGATGGGCGACATGGCAGGACTCCTTGATTTGTAGCTTGCTATTATTTAGCGCGCTAAGTAATTAACAAAAAAAATGACCGGTAAGATCAACCTTGCCGTGTTGCCTGCATGTTGCGCCAAGCTGCGCGGCCAGTCGATGCAAGAAGAATAGCGAACTAATCATTAGTGTGCAATATATTTTTGAAGGAAAGTTGACATGGCTTGCGCCCTCAGCCGCCCAGCCTGGCGTTCAGCTTGCGCAAGCCTTCCATCATGACCTCGAATTCCGGCGCGATCACGCTGCAGTTGTCGGCAATCGCCTGGTCGATGGCGCTGCTGGCCTGGCGCAGCTGGCGGCCGGCCGGCGTCAGGGTCAGCACGCGGTTGCGCTCGTCGCGCGGATCGCGTGCGCGCAGCAGATAGCCCTCCGCCTCGAGGCGCTTGACCAGCGGCGTGATCGAGCCGGAATCCTGCTGCAGGCGCTCGGCCAGGTCCTTGATGCCCAGGCCTTCCTGGTCCCACAGCACCAGCATGACCAGGTATTGCGGATAGGTCAGATTGATGGCGGTGAGCATCGGCTTGTAGAGCTGGGTCATTTTCAGCGAGGTGGCGTACAGCTGGAAACACAATTTATCGTCGAGGCTGGAGGAGGGCATGGCAAGGCAGTCAGAAAGCGGTGATGGCGCCAGCCTAACGATAATCGCCTCTTTAAGCAATGTCCGGCGCTGCAGGAAAGATTGCCGAAATCTTGAGGGCGGGGCACCCGGTCAAGCCTCAGGCGCGATATCATGGCAGGCTCTTTCGCATTGCGCGCGCTAGCGCTGCCGGCAGCCGTGCGTGCCGCTGCGCGATTCGCGCTGGCCGGCTATGGTGTAAACTTAAAACATGCAGACTTATTTCTTTTTCCTTGCCGCCGTGGCGTATGCGGTGTGCGCGCTTCTTCCCTCGTCGCAGGGCAGGCTGATCGCCGCGCTGACCGGCCTGGCCTGGCTGTCGCACGGCGCCACCCTGTGGTTCGACCTGATGGCGCCGGGCACCTTGCGCTTCGGTTTTTCCGCCATGCTGTCGGCCGCGTTGTGGGTATCGGTGGGCGCCTACTGGATAGAGAACCGCAATTTCAGCCTGGACGGCCTGCGCCGCATGGTCATGCCCTGCGCCGTGCTGGCGATCGGCCTGGCCTGGGCTTTTCCCGGCAACCAGGTGGTGCTGGAAGGCAAATCGGCCGTATTCGGCTGGCATATCACGGTGGCCGTGCTGGCCTACAGCACCTTGACGATCGCCGCTTTTCACGCCGTGCTGATGGCGCTGCAGGAATCGCGCCTGCACACGCGCAGCGAGCGGCGCGGCTTCTTGTCAAGCGCGCTGGACCAGCTGCCGGCCCTGCTGACGATGGAAAAGCTGCTGTTCCGCATGATCGGCCTGGGCTTCATCTTGCTGAGCCTGACCGTGCTGTCGGGCATCGTGTTTTCCGAACAATTATTTGGCAAGGCCCTGACCTGGGATCACAAGTCGGTATTTACCATGCTGTCGTGGCTGCTGTTTGCCGTGCTGCTGGCCGGACGGCGCTTTCGCGGCTGGCGCGGCAAGACGGCGCTGACATTTACCCTGGCCGGTTTTGCCACCTTGCTGCTGGCCTATGTCGGCAGCCGTTTTGTACTGGAAGTGGTTTTGCACCGAGGATATTTATGACCCGTATTTTGTTTTGGCTGGCGCTGGTGTTCCTGGTGGTGTTCGCGATCCGCAGCAAGATTCGCAGCTTGCAGCAGCGCGCCCAGCAGCAACAGCGGCAGCAGCCCAATCCCTTTACGCCGCCTGGCCGGGTGGCCGAACTGCCCGACGCCGAGCTGATGCTGTGCTGCGCCCACTGCGGCGTCTATTATCCGGCCTCCGAAAACGTGCAGGCCAAGGGCCACGACTACTGCAGCCACGCGCACGCCACCCTGTAAGCTCCTCCCTCATTGCTCATCCGTATCGTGACGCCATCGGCCACCGGCCAGGCGTAGCATGGCCGTGGCAGGCATCATTGCCGTGCCCGATCAGAATCCTTGTTGAAAGGATAATTATGCCCAGCTCGCGTACCGGGGCCGCCGGCGGCCATCTCGCGCCCATCGCTAAAGATTCCATACCGCAACTGAGCGGCAGCTCGGCCGCCATGCAGGCGCTGAGGGCGCAGATCGTGCGCATCGCCGCCTCCGGCGCGCCGGTGGCGATCCGCGGCGAGTCGGGCAGCGGCAAGGAGCTGGTGGCGCGCGCCATCCACGCCCAGGGCGCGCGCGCCGATGGCCCTTTCGTGGCCGTCAATTGCGGCGCCATCCCCGAGGGCCTGATGGAAGCCGAACTGTTCGGCTGCCGTCCGGGCGCCTATACGGGCGCGCTGCACGAACGGCAGGGCCTGTTCCAGGCGGCCGACGGCGGCAGCCTGCTGCTCGACGAGGTCGATGATGTGCCTTTGGCGATGCAGGTCAAGCTGTTGCGTGCGCTGCAGGAGCGCCGCGTGCGCAAACTGGGCGGCAGCACCGACGAAGCCGTCGACGTGCGCATCCTGTGCGCCAGCCAGCACGGACTGGCGCGCGGCGTGGCGGCCGGCACCTTTCGCCAGGATCTGTATTACCGCCTGAACGTGATCGAACTGGCCGTGCCGCCCTTGCGCGAGCGGCTGGGCGACTTGCCGGCCTTGTGCGATGCCATCCTGGCCCGCCTGGCGCCACGGCAAGACATGCACCTGGCGCCGGCGGTCCTGGCGGCGCTGGCGCGCCATGCTTTTCCCGGCAATGTGCGCGAACTGGAAAACCTGCTGGAGCGGGCGCTGGCCTTTGCCGATGGCGGCATGATCACGGTCGATGGGCTGGGCTTGCCTGTGGCGGTACCGGCGGCGGTGACGGCGCTGAACGCCGGCTTGCCCGGCCGGCAATTGCCGCTGCCCGGCATGGGGCATGGCGGCGCGCCTATCGTGCCGCTGCAGCTGTTCCTGCTGCAAACCGAGCGCGAGATGATCTTGCAGGCCCTGGCGCAAACGCGCTACCACCGCGCGCGCGCGGCGCGGCAACTGGGCATCAGCGTGCGCCAGCTGCGCTACCGCATGCAAAAATTGCAACTGCGCGAGCCGCCGGGCTGAACCGAAACAGGCGGCGCCGGGACCGAAGCGGCGCGGTAGATTATAATGCCGGTCCCGGTTTCGCCAGCCGCGGCCGGCGACTGTTCCAGTAGTTGCATTGCTGTAAATAATTGCTGGCATAGCAAGGTCAAACCAGACTGAAATTGATCTGGATTCATCTCGGGAATGGGGCGCGCAGCGGTCTGCAGCGGCCTGCGTTAGTGCTTACTATGCGGGTGCCGGGCCTGTTATCCATGCCCTGAAAAGTCAATTGAATTCGTGCATGAAATCGGAAAAATTAAGCAGGACACAGGCGGGAAAAGTATTGCGCCTGCCATCGATGGGTACTACAATTAGTGCATAAATTAGATGTAGTTACTAAATGTAGTGCCATCACAGATGTTTTCAGCATTAGTGTCAAGCCAGCGCCAACACCATTGCGTGCTCACCTGGCAATCTGACACTGGCGGTTTATCACCCTCAGAGACATGTTTCGCGCCATCCATGGCCGTGAGGGCAGGCTATTTTCATTTGTATCATCTGATGCCTTGAATATGTAGTTTTTAACAATAAATACCGGAAGAAGCCCGGACCATCGGGCGTTCTATTCAACAACACACACGGCAGCAAAACTGCAGGCTGACTTTAGCTGACAACGGGAGCTTCAATGCAATCACCTCAAGATATTTCCATCCATCCAACGCCAGTACCGCCAGCGCCAGGCGCGGCGCACAGCGTGGCAAGCACCGGCGCGGCCATGGGCGACTATCGCATCATCCGCCGCAACGGTGCGGTGGTGGCATTTGAGCCTTCGAAAATCGCGATCGCCATGACCAAGGCGTTCCTGGCCGTGAACGGCGGCCAGGGCGCCGCTTCCGCCCGCGTGCGCGAACTGGTGGAACAATTGACGGCCGGCGTGGTCGCCGCGCTGGTGCGCCGCCAGCCGGGCGGCGGCACCTTCCATATCGAAGACGTGCAAGACCAGGTGGAACTGTCGCTGATGCGTTCGGGCGAACACGACGTGGCGCGTGCCTACGTGCTGTACCGCGCCAAGCACATGGAGGAGCGCCGCCTGCAGAAGGAAGCCCTGGGTGGTTCCGCGCAAGTGGCCGCACCGCAACTGAACGTGCTCGACAACGGCGTGCGCCGCCCGCTCGACATGCAGCAAGTGCGCGACCTGATCAACGCCGCCTGCGCCGGCCTGGAAAAACACGTCGATGCCGACGCCATCCTGGCTGAAACCGTGAAAAACCTGTACGACGGCGTGCCGGTCGAAGAGCTGCACAAGTCGGCCATCCTGGCAGCGCGCGCGCTGATGGAAAAAGACCCGGCCTACTCGCAAGTGACGGCCCGCATCCTGCTGCACACGGTGCGCAAGGAAGTGTTCGGCAAGGAAGTGCCGCAAGCGGCCGCCGCCGCCGAATACCTGACCTATTTCCCGGCGTATATCGCCAAGGGCATCTCCGCTGAACTGCTGAACCCGGTGCTGGCCACCTTCGACCTGGAACGCCTGGCCAAAGCCATCGTTGCCGACCGCGACCTGCAATTCGGCTATATCGGCCTGCAAACCCTGTATGACCGCTACTTCCTGCATATCCAGGACGTGCGCATCGAAATGCCGCAGGCGTTCTACATGCGCGTGGCGATGGGCCTGGCCCTGAACGAGTCGGACCGCGAAGCGCGCGCCATCGAGTTCTACAGCCTGCTGTCCTCGTTCGACTTCATGAGCTCGACGCCGACCCTGTTCAACTCGGGCACCCTGCGCTCGCAGCTGTCGTCGTGCTACCTGAGCACCGTCTCCGATGACCTGGAAGGCATCTATGACGCCATCAAGGACAACGCGCTGCTGGCCAAATATGCAGGCGGCCTGGGCAACGACTGGACGCCAGTGCGCGCCCTGGGCGCCCATATCAAGGGCACCAACGGCAAGTCGCAAGGCGTGGTGCCGTTCCTGAAAGTGGTGAACGACACGGCCGTGGCCGTGAACCAGGGCGGCAAGCGCAAGGGCGCCGTCTGCGCCTACCTGGAAACCTGGCACATGGACATCGAGGAATTCCTCGACCTGCGCAAGAACACCGGCGACGACCGCCGCCGCACCCACGACATGAACACGGCGAACTGGATTCCCGACATGTTCATGAAGCGCGTGATGGAAAAAGGCGAGTGGACCCTGTTCTCGCCATCGGAAACGCCAGATTTGCACGACAAGGTCGGCAAGGCGTTTGAAGCCGCCTACCTGGGCTACGAAGCGAAAGCGGCCGCCGGCGAAATCCGTTCGTTCAAGAAAATCGCCGCACTCGACCTGTGGCGCAAGATGCTGTCGATGCTGTTTGAAACCGGCCACCCATGGATCACCTTCAAGGATCCATGCAATATCCGCAGCCCGCAGTCGCATGTCGGCGTGGTCCACAGCTCGAACCTGTGCACGGAAATCACCCTGAACACCAGCAGCGATGAAATTGCCGTCTGCAACCTCGGTTCCGTCAACATGCCGGCGCACATGAAAGAAGGCAAGCTCGACCACGTCAAGCTGGCCAAGACCGTGCGCACCGCCATGCGCATGCTGGACAACGTGATCGACATCAACTACTACGCCGTCGACAAGGCCCGCAATTCGAACATGCGCCACCGTCCGGTCGGCATGGGCATCATGGGTTTCCAGGATTGCCTGCACATGATGCGCGTGCCGTTCGCCTCGGACGCCGCCGTGTCGTTTGCCGACACCTCGATGGAAGCGGTGTGCTACTACGCCTACCTGGCGTCGACCGAACTG is a window of Janthinobacterium sp. J1-1 DNA encoding:
- a CDS encoding ribonucleoside-diphosphate reductase subunit alpha, encoding MQSPQDISIHPTPVPPAPGAAHSVASTGAAMGDYRIIRRNGAVVAFEPSKIAIAMTKAFLAVNGGQGAASARVRELVEQLTAGVVAALVRRQPGGGTFHIEDVQDQVELSLMRSGEHDVARAYVLYRAKHMEERRLQKEALGGSAQVAAPQLNVLDNGVRRPLDMQQVRDLINAACAGLEKHVDADAILAETVKNLYDGVPVEELHKSAILAARALMEKDPAYSQVTARILLHTVRKEVFGKEVPQAAAAAEYLTYFPAYIAKGISAELLNPVLATFDLERLAKAIVADRDLQFGYIGLQTLYDRYFLHIQDVRIEMPQAFYMRVAMGLALNESDREARAIEFYSLLSSFDFMSSTPTLFNSGTLRSQLSSCYLSTVSDDLEGIYDAIKDNALLAKYAGGLGNDWTPVRALGAHIKGTNGKSQGVVPFLKVVNDTAVAVNQGGKRKGAVCAYLETWHMDIEEFLDLRKNTGDDRRRTHDMNTANWIPDMFMKRVMEKGEWTLFSPSETPDLHDKVGKAFEAAYLGYEAKAAAGEIRSFKKIAALDLWRKMLSMLFETGHPWITFKDPCNIRSPQSHVGVVHSSNLCTEITLNTSSDEIAVCNLGSVNMPAHMKEGKLDHVKLAKTVRTAMRMLDNVIDINYYAVDKARNSNMRHRPVGMGIMGFQDCLHMMRVPFASDAAVSFADTSMEAVCYYAYLASTELAEERGRYESYAGSLWDRGILPQDSVKLLAEERGGYLEVDSSSAMDWTPVRERIAKFGMRNSNCVAIAPTATISNIIGVSACIEPTFQNLYVKSNLSGEFTEINGYLVRDLKARDLWDEVMISDLKYFDGSLVKIDRIPQDLRDIYATAFEVSPSWLVEAASRRQKWIDQAQSLNIYMAGASGKKLDETYKLAWLRGLKTTYYLRTIAATHMEKSTSKTGALNAVAVDGGMSASAQSAQAASVAAAAVAVAPVAIAAAADDADGEACYLRPGDDGFEECEACQ
- a CDS encoding alpha/beta hydrolase; the encoded protein is MSPIPFKASLLAAAIASGAAFAPAHAAAPAQQNADTTVVLVHGAFADGSSWDKVIPLLQAKGLKVVSVQNPLTSLADDVAAAQRVIDAQTGRVILVGHSWGGTVITEAGTSDKVKALVYVAAFAPSEGEASGELGKDYPTPPGIATLTADAAGFLYLPAESVRVNFAQDLPAAQTRLMAATQGPIHGKAFADKTTVAAWKNKPSYYIVAGKDRMIAPELEQAFAKKINATTTVLQTSHVPMLSQPKQVAEVILAAVAKR
- a CDS encoding MarR family transcriptional regulator, producing the protein MPSSSLDDKLCFQLYATSLKMTQLYKPMLTAINLTYPQYLVMLVLWDQEGLGIKDLAERLQQDSGSITPLVKRLEAEGYLLRARDPRDERNRVLTLTPAGRQLRQASSAIDQAIADNCSVIAPEFEVMMEGLRKLNARLGG
- a CDS encoding sigma-54 dependent transcriptional regulator, which produces MPSSRTGAAGGHLAPIAKDSIPQLSGSSAAMQALRAQIVRIAASGAPVAIRGESGSGKELVARAIHAQGARADGPFVAVNCGAIPEGLMEAELFGCRPGAYTGALHERQGLFQAADGGSLLLDEVDDVPLAMQVKLLRALQERRVRKLGGSTDEAVDVRILCASQHGLARGVAAGTFRQDLYYRLNVIELAVPPLRERLGDLPALCDAILARLAPRQDMHLAPAVLAALARHAFPGNVRELENLLERALAFADGGMITVDGLGLPVAVPAAVTALNAGLPGRQLPLPGMGHGGAPIVPLQLFLLQTEREMILQALAQTRYHRARAARQLGISVRQLRYRMQKLQLREPPG
- a CDS encoding PP0621 family protein: MTRILFWLALVFLVVFAIRSKIRSLQQRAQQQQRQQPNPFTPPGRVAELPDAELMLCCAHCGVYYPASENVQAKGHDYCSHAHATL
- a CDS encoding cytochrome c biogenesis protein CcsA codes for the protein MQTYFFFLAAVAYAVCALLPSSQGRLIAALTGLAWLSHGATLWFDLMAPGTLRFGFSAMLSAALWVSVGAYWIENRNFSLDGLRRMVMPCAVLAIGLAWAFPGNQVVLEGKSAVFGWHITVAVLAYSTLTIAAFHAVLMALQESRLHTRSERRGFLSSALDQLPALLTMEKLLFRMIGLGFILLSLTVLSGIVFSEQLFGKALTWDHKSVFTMLSWLLFAVLLAGRRFRGWRGKTALTFTLAGFATLLLAYVGSRFVLEVVLHRGYL